The Halopseudomonas sabulinigri genome window below encodes:
- the rplO gene encoding 50S ribosomal protein L15 has translation MKLNDLRSAPGARREKLRVGRGIGSGLGKTAGRGHKGLTSRSGGSVAPGFEGGQQPLHRRLPKFGFTSKLAMVTAEVRTSELNGVDAAVIDLQALKDANIIGNKFVRAKIVLSGDVTKAVTVKGLALTKGARAAIEAAGGKIEE, from the coding sequence ATGAAATTGAATGATCTGCGTTCTGCGCCAGGTGCACGCCGTGAAAAGCTGCGCGTTGGTCGTGGTATCGGTAGTGGTCTGGGTAAGACTGCTGGCCGTGGTCACAAGGGTCTGACTTCTCGTTCCGGTGGCTCTGTAGCCCCCGGTTTCGAGGGTGGTCAGCAGCCTTTGCATCGTCGTCTGCCCAAGTTTGGTTTCACCTCCAAACTGGCAATGGTGACCGCTGAAGTTCGCACCAGCGAGCTGAATGGTGTTGATGCTGCGGTCATTGACCTGCAAGCGTTGAAAGATGCCAACATCATCGGCAACAAGTTTGTACGTGCCAAGATCGTGCTGTCTGGCGACGTGACCAAAGCGGTTACTGTCAAAGGCCTGGCGCTGACCAAAGGTGCGCGTGCAGCGATCGAAGCAGCTGGCGGCAAGATCGAGGAATAA
- the rpsM gene encoding 30S ribosomal protein S13 → MARIAGVNIPDNKHTVISLTYIFGIGQTKAQQICASTGIAPDAKIKDLSEEQIDTLRNEVAKSTTEGDLRRTINMNVKRLMDLGCYRGLRHRRGLPVRGQRTKTNARTRKGPRKPIRK, encoded by the coding sequence ATGGCCCGTATTGCAGGCGTCAACATCCCGGATAACAAACATACTGTTATCTCTCTGACCTATATTTTTGGTATTGGTCAGACCAAAGCACAGCAGATCTGTGCGTCCACTGGCATTGCGCCAGATGCGAAAATCAAGGATCTGAGCGAAGAGCAGATTGATACTCTGCGCAATGAAGTTGCCAAGAGCACGACTGAAGGTGACTTGCGCCGGACGATCAATATGAACGTCAAGCGCCTCATGGATCTTGGCTGCTATCGCGGTCTGCGTCACCGTCGTGGCCTTCCGGTCCGCGGTCAGCGCACCAAGACCAATGCTCGCACCCGTAAGGGTCCGCGCAAGCCGATCCGTAAGTAA
- the rplF gene encoding 50S ribosomal protein L6 encodes MSRVAKDPVKLPQGVEVKLDGQELSIKGAKGSLELSLHPLVEVVHEDGVLKFAARPGSVNMAMAGTTRALVNNMVVGVSQGFERKLQLVGVGYKAQAKGQTLNLALGFSHPIDYQLPEGVSAETPSQTDIIIKGIDKQLVGQVAAEIRDFRRPEPYKGKGVRYADEIVRRKEAKKK; translated from the coding sequence ATGTCTCGCGTCGCTAAGGACCCTGTCAAATTGCCACAGGGTGTAGAAGTAAAGTTGGATGGTCAGGAACTGTCGATCAAGGGTGCCAAGGGCAGCCTCGAATTGAGCCTGCATCCGCTGGTAGAAGTTGTCCACGAAGACGGCGTGCTGAAGTTCGCAGCCCGTCCAGGCAGTGTGAACATGGCTATGGCCGGTACCACTCGTGCGCTGGTCAACAACATGGTTGTCGGCGTCAGCCAGGGCTTTGAGCGCAAGCTGCAGCTGGTTGGTGTGGGTTACAAGGCTCAGGCAAAAGGTCAGACTCTGAACCTGGCGCTGGGCTTTTCCCACCCAATCGACTATCAGCTGCCCGAGGGTGTTTCCGCTGAAACCCCGAGCCAGACTGACATTATCATCAAAGGTATCGACAAGCAGCTGGTCGGCCAGGTAGCCGCGGAAATTCGTGATTTCCGTCGCCCAGAGCCCTATAAGGGCAAGGGTGTTCGCTACGCTGACGAGATCGTGCGTCGTAAAGAAGCCAAGAAGAAGTAG
- the rpsD gene encoding 30S ribosomal protein S4: MARYIGPKCKLSRREGTDLFLKSGVRALDSKCNLESPPGVHGQRRGRLSEYGTQLREKQKVRRMYGVLERQFSNYYKEAARLKGATGENLLQLLERRLDNVVYRMGFGATRAEARQLVSHKSISVNGKTVNIASYLVAPGDVVAVREKSKNQLRINSALEQAAQRGMAEWVEVDSAKKEGVFKSLPSRSDLYADINENLIVELYSK, from the coding sequence ATGGCTAGATATATTGGTCCGAAGTGTAAGCTGTCTCGTCGCGAAGGCACTGATCTGTTCCTCAAGAGCGGCGTGCGAGCTCTTGACTCCAAGTGCAACCTGGAAAGCCCTCCGGGCGTCCATGGTCAGCGTCGTGGTCGTTTGTCCGAGTACGGCACTCAACTGCGTGAGAAGCAAAAAGTACGTCGCATGTATGGCGTTCTTGAGCGTCAATTCAGCAACTATTACAAGGAAGCTGCCCGTCTGAAGGGTGCTACCGGCGAGAACCTGCTGCAACTGCTCGAGCGTCGTCTGGACAACGTTGTATACCGCATGGGTTTTGGTGCCACTCGCGCTGAAGCGCGTCAGCTGGTATCGCACAAGTCCATCAGCGTTAACGGCAAAACAGTCAACATTGCATCTTACCTGGTAGCCCCAGGCGATGTGGTCGCTGTCCGTGAAAAGTCGAAGAACCAGCTGCGCATCAACAGTGCACTGGAGCAGGCGGCTCAGCGCGGTATGGCTGAGTGGGTTGAAGTGGACTCTGCCAAGAAAGAAGGCGTGTTCAAGAGCCTGCCCTCACGGAGTGATTTGTACGCTGACATCAACGAAAACTTGATCGTCGAGCTTTACTCCAAGTAA
- the rpsK gene encoding 30S ribosomal protein S11: MAKPAARVRKKVKKTVVDGIAHIHASFNNTIITITDRQGNALSWATSGGSGFRGSRKSTPFAAQVAAERAGNAALDYGLKNLDVCVKGPGPGRESAVRALNSCGYKISSITDVTPIPHNGCRPPKKRRV, from the coding sequence ATGGCTAAGCCTGCTGCTCGTGTTCGTAAAAAAGTAAAAAAGACAGTGGTTGATGGGATCGCCCACATCCATGCGTCTTTCAATAACACCATCATTACCATTACTGACCGTCAGGGCAACGCCCTGAGCTGGGCTACCTCTGGTGGTTCTGGTTTCCGTGGTTCGCGTAAAAGCACCCCGTTTGCAGCCCAGGTTGCAGCCGAGCGTGCCGGTAACGCAGCTCTGGATTATGGTTTGAAAAATCTCGACGTTTGTGTGAAGGGCCCTGGCCCGGGTCGTGAATCAGCTGTTCGTGCACTGAACTCTTGTGGTTACAAGATCAGCAGCATCACTGATGTCACCCCTATCCCACACAACGGCTGCCGCCCGCCCAAGAAGCGTCGCGTTTAA
- the rpmD gene encoding 50S ribosomal protein L30 — translation MANETIKVTLFKSVVGRLPKHKACVKGLGLRRIGHTVEVEDTPAVRGMINKVSYMVRVEG, via the coding sequence ATGGCTAACGAAACAATCAAAGTGACCCTGTTCAAAAGCGTTGTCGGTCGCCTGCCCAAGCACAAGGCCTGCGTTAAAGGTCTTGGCTTGCGCCGCATCGGCCACACTGTCGAGGTCGAAGATACCCCGGCTGTTCGTGGGATGATCAATAAGGTCTCCTACATGGTTCGGGTAGAGGGTTAA
- the rpsH gene encoding 30S ribosomal protein S8: MSMQDPLADMLTRIRNAQMAEKSSVSMPAAKLKVAVAKVLKEEGYVAGYEVAGEVKPTLSIELKYFEGKPVIEDLKRVSRPGLRQYKSVDQIPKVKGGLGVSIVSTNKGVMTDRAARAAGIGGEVLCTVF, from the coding sequence ATGAGTATGCAGGACCCGTTAGCAGATATGCTGACCCGTATCCGTAATGCCCAGATGGCTGAGAAGTCCAGCGTCAGCATGCCTGCGGCAAAGCTGAAGGTGGCTGTCGCCAAAGTACTTAAAGAAGAAGGCTACGTAGCCGGTTACGAAGTGGCAGGTGAGGTTAAGCCTACTCTGTCCATCGAGCTCAAGTACTTCGAAGGCAAGCCGGTTATTGAAGATCTGAAGCGCGTAAGCCGTCCAGGCCTGCGCCAGTACAAGTCCGTTGACCAGATTCCCAAGGTCAAGGGTGGACTGGGCGTTTCCATCGTCTCCACCAATAAAGGTGTGATGACGGATCGCGCTGCTCGCGCTGCCGGTATCGGCGGCGAAGTACTCTGCACCGTATTCTGA
- the rplR gene encoding 50S ribosomal protein L18, which produces MSDKKVIRLRRARRSRLKMRELEAVRLCVYRSSQHMYAQVISADGATVLASASTLDSDLRSGSTGNIEAAKKVGLLVAERAKAAGVTQVSFDRSGFKYHGRVKALADAAREGGLEF; this is translated from the coding sequence ATGAGCGATAAAAAAGTTATTCGTCTCCGTCGCGCTCGCCGTTCGCGCTTGAAAATGCGCGAGCTGGAAGCCGTTCGTCTGTGCGTGTACCGTTCTTCGCAGCACATGTACGCACAAGTGATCTCTGCAGACGGTGCCACCGTGTTGGCTAGCGCCTCCACGCTGGACTCGGACCTGCGCAGCGGTAGTACCGGCAATATCGAAGCCGCCAAGAAAGTCGGCCTTCTGGTTGCTGAGCGCGCCAAGGCCGCCGGTGTAACTCAGGTCTCCTTCGACCGTTCCGGCTTCAAGTATCATGGTCGCGTAAAAGCGCTGGCCGACGCCGCTCGTGAAGGCGGGCTGGAATTCTAA
- the rplQ gene encoding 50S ribosomal protein L17: protein MRHRKSGRHLSRTSAHRKAMFQNMAVSLFENELIKTTLPKAKELRRVAEPLITLAKEDTVANRRLAFDRTRSKEAVGKLFNDLGKRYATRPGGYVRILKCGFRAGDAAPMAYVELVDRPELATADE from the coding sequence ATGCGTCATCGTAAAAGTGGTCGTCACCTGAGTCGGACCAGCGCACACCGTAAGGCTATGTTCCAGAACATGGCTGTGTCGCTGTTCGAAAATGAACTGATCAAAACTACTCTGCCAAAAGCCAAGGAACTGCGCCGCGTTGCCGAGCCGCTGATCACCCTGGCCAAGGAAGATACTGTTGCCAACCGTCGTCTGGCTTTCGACCGCACCCGCAGCAAGGAAGCGGTCGGCAAGCTGTTCAACGATCTGGGCAAGCGTTATGCAACCCGTCCGGGTGGTTATGTGCGTATCCTCAAGTGCGGTTTCCGCGCTGGCGACGCAGCACCCATGGCGTACGTTGAGCTGGTTGATCGTCCCGAGCTGGCAACAGCTGACGAGTAA
- the rpmJ gene encoding 50S ribosomal protein L36, giving the protein MKVAASVKKLCRNCKVIRRNGCVRVICSAEPRHKQRQG; this is encoded by the coding sequence ATGAAAGTTGCAGCATCAGTAAAGAAGCTTTGCCGTAACTGCAAGGTCATCCGTCGCAACGGTTGCGTACGTGTGATTTGCAGCGCTGAGCCCCGTCATAAGCAGCGCCAGGGTTAA
- the uvrA gene encoding excinuclease ABC subunit UvrA — MDTILIRGARTHNLKNIDLDLPRDKLIVITGLSGSGKSSLAFDTLYAEGQRRYVESLSAYARQFLSMMEKPDVDHIEGLSPAISIEQKSTSHNPRSTVGTITEIYDYLRLLFARVGTPMCPDHNLPLAAQTISQMVDQVLAMPEGSKLMLLAPVMRERKGEHLALIDELRAQGFVRARIDGRIYELDEAPALDKKRKHSIEVVVDRFKVREDLQQRLAESFETAIGLADGIAIIAPMEGETGDEVTFSARFACPECGHSISELEPRLFSFNNPAGACPGCDGLGVKQFFDRKRLVNGELTLAEGAIRGWDRRNVYYFQMLSSLAEHYGINLDLAFDDLQEQHRKLVLNGTGTDKVPFRYLNDRGDVVRREHPFEGILPNLERRYRETESQSVREELAKYLSTQPCPECHGTRLRREARHVFIDDRNLPGVTTMPVGAAAEYFGQLTLQGNRGEIAEKILKEIRARLMFLVNVGLDYLTLDRSADTLSGGEAQRIRLASQIGAGLVGVMYILDEPSIGLHQRDNERLLKTLIHLRELGNTVIVVEHDEDAIRLADYVVDIGPGAGVHGGQIVAKGTPDEVMNNPDSLTGKYLSGRVKIPVPAKRTPLRKDQWLKLKGACGNNLQKVDLEIPVGLLTCVTGVSGSGKSTLINNTLFPLAATALNGATTLDAAPHDSFDGLQHLDKVVDIDQSPIGRTPRSNPATYTGLFTPIRELFAGTQEARSRGYKAGRFSFNVKGGRCEACQGDGLIKVEMHFLPDIYVPCDVCKSKRYNRETLEIKYKGKNVHEVLEMTIEEAREFFEAVPALARKLQTLIDVGLTYIRLGQSATTLSGGEAQRVKLARELSKRDTGKTLYILDEPTTGLHFADIQQLLDVLHRLRDHGNTVVVIEHNLDVIKTADWLVDLGPEGGSKGGQIIATGTPEQVAGMEVSHTGRFLGPLLERDRD; from the coding sequence GTGGATACCATCCTGATACGTGGGGCTCGCACCCACAACCTGAAGAACATCGACCTCGATCTGCCGCGCGACAAATTGATCGTTATCACCGGTTTGTCTGGCTCCGGCAAGTCGTCGCTGGCCTTCGACACGCTCTACGCGGAAGGACAGCGCCGCTATGTCGAATCGCTGTCGGCCTACGCCCGGCAGTTTCTGTCGATGATGGAAAAACCGGACGTGGACCACATCGAGGGCCTCTCCCCGGCGATCTCCATCGAGCAGAAATCCACCTCGCATAACCCGCGCTCCACGGTGGGCACCATCACCGAGATCTACGACTACCTGCGCCTGCTGTTTGCGCGTGTCGGCACGCCGATGTGCCCCGATCACAACCTGCCCCTGGCTGCGCAGACCATCAGCCAGATGGTCGATCAAGTGCTGGCGATGCCCGAAGGCAGCAAGCTCATGCTACTGGCACCGGTCATGCGCGAGCGCAAGGGCGAACATCTGGCCCTGATCGACGAACTGCGCGCGCAGGGCTTCGTGCGCGCACGCATCGACGGCCGCATTTATGAGCTGGACGAAGCACCCGCACTCGACAAAAAACGCAAGCACAGCATCGAGGTGGTGGTCGACCGCTTCAAGGTGCGCGAAGACCTGCAACAGCGCCTGGCCGAATCCTTTGAAACCGCCATCGGGTTGGCGGATGGCATCGCCATCATCGCGCCAATGGAAGGCGAAACCGGCGACGAGGTGACCTTCAGCGCGCGCTTCGCGTGCCCGGAATGCGGCCACTCGATCAGCGAACTCGAACCGCGCCTGTTTTCCTTCAACAACCCGGCAGGCGCCTGCCCTGGCTGCGACGGCCTGGGCGTCAAACAGTTCTTTGATCGCAAGCGTCTGGTGAACGGCGAACTGACGCTGGCTGAAGGGGCTATTCGCGGCTGGGATCGGCGCAACGTTTATTACTTCCAGATGCTCAGCTCACTGGCCGAGCACTATGGCATTAACCTGGACCTTGCCTTCGACGACCTGCAGGAACAGCACCGCAAGCTGGTACTGAACGGTACGGGCACAGACAAGGTACCCTTTCGCTATCTGAATGATCGCGGCGATGTGGTCCGGCGCGAGCACCCCTTTGAAGGCATACTGCCCAATCTGGAGCGGCGCTACCGCGAAACCGAATCGCAAAGCGTGCGCGAGGAGCTGGCGAAGTATCTGAGCACTCAACCTTGCCCGGAATGCCACGGCACCCGCCTTCGCCGGGAAGCGCGGCATGTGTTCATTGATGATCGCAACCTGCCCGGCGTCACCACGATGCCGGTTGGCGCCGCCGCCGAGTATTTTGGTCAACTGACCCTGCAGGGTAATCGCGGCGAAATCGCCGAGAAGATTCTCAAGGAAATTCGGGCGCGCCTGATGTTCCTGGTCAACGTCGGCCTGGATTACCTGACCCTCGACCGCAGCGCGGACACCCTCTCCGGCGGTGAAGCGCAGCGTATCCGTCTCGCGAGCCAAATTGGCGCGGGCCTGGTAGGCGTCATGTACATTTTGGATGAGCCTTCCATCGGCTTGCATCAGCGCGACAACGAGCGCCTGCTGAAAACCCTCATCCACCTGCGTGAACTGGGTAACACGGTGATCGTCGTGGAACACGATGAGGATGCAATCCGGCTGGCCGATTACGTGGTCGATATCGGCCCAGGTGCGGGGGTGCATGGCGGCCAGATCGTTGCCAAGGGCACTCCCGACGAGGTGATGAACAACCCCGATTCGCTGACCGGCAAGTACCTCTCCGGGCGGGTCAAGATCCCGGTGCCCGCCAAGCGTACCCCACTGCGCAAGGATCAGTGGCTGAAACTCAAAGGCGCCTGCGGCAACAATCTGCAGAAGGTCGATCTGGAAATACCGGTGGGCTTGCTTACCTGCGTCACCGGTGTTTCCGGCTCCGGCAAGTCTACCCTGATCAATAACACCCTGTTCCCGCTAGCGGCCACCGCCCTGAACGGTGCCACGACACTCGACGCGGCGCCTCACGATAGCTTTGATGGCCTGCAGCATCTGGACAAGGTCGTGGATATCGACCAAAGCCCGATTGGTCGCACGCCACGTTCCAATCCTGCCACCTACACCGGCCTGTTCACGCCGATACGCGAGCTGTTTGCCGGCACCCAGGAGGCACGCTCACGCGGCTATAAAGCCGGTCGCTTCTCCTTTAACGTTAAAGGCGGGCGCTGCGAGGCCTGTCAGGGCGACGGCCTGATCAAGGTTGAGATGCACTTCCTGCCGGATATCTATGTGCCCTGCGACGTCTGCAAGAGCAAACGCTATAACCGCGAGACACTGGAGATCAAGTACAAGGGCAAGAACGTCCACGAGGTGCTGGAAATGACCATCGAGGAAGCACGTGAGTTCTTCGAGGCAGTACCGGCGCTAGCGCGTAAGCTGCAAACCCTGATCGACGTCGGCCTGACCTATATTCGCCTGGGTCAGTCAGCAACCACGCTGTCTGGCGGGGAAGCACAGCGCGTCAAGCTGGCTCGCGAGCTGTCCAAGCGCGATACTGGTAAAACGCTGTACATCCTTGACGAGCCGACTACCGGCTTGCACTTCGCCGACATTCAACAGCTGCTCGACGTACTGCACCGCCTGCGCGATCACGGCAATACCGTAGTGGTGATCGAACACAATCTCGACGTCATAAAGACGGCAGACTGGCTCGTGGATCTGGGACCGGAAGGCGGCTCCAAGGGCGGTCAGATTATCGCTACGGGCACGCCGGAGCAGGTGGCGGGCATGGAGGTTTCGCACACCGGCCGGTTCCTTGGCCCTCTGCTGGAGCGCGATCGGGACTGA
- the rpsE gene encoding 30S ribosomal protein S5, whose product MANFDQKRDEGYIEKLVQVNRVAKVVKGGRIFAFTALTVVGDGKGRVGFGRGKAREVPAAIQKAMEAARRNMIQVDLNGTTLQYPVRAAHGASKVFMQPASEGTGVIAGGAMRAVLEAAGVHNVLAKCYGSTNPVNVVQATYKGLKSMQSPESVAAKRGKTVEDIVG is encoded by the coding sequence ATGGCTAATTTCGATCAGAAGCGCGACGAAGGTTACATTGAGAAGCTTGTTCAAGTTAACCGCGTTGCCAAAGTTGTAAAAGGCGGCCGTATTTTCGCTTTCACTGCTCTGACTGTAGTGGGCGACGGTAAAGGTCGTGTGGGTTTCGGTCGCGGCAAGGCACGTGAAGTGCCTGCTGCTATCCAGAAAGCCATGGAAGCCGCTCGTCGTAACATGATTCAGGTTGACCTGAACGGCACTACGCTGCAGTACCCTGTTCGCGCTGCACACGGCGCTTCCAAGGTGTTCATGCAGCCTGCGTCTGAAGGTACCGGTGTTATTGCCGGTGGTGCAATGCGCGCCGTCCTCGAAGCCGCTGGCGTTCATAACGTTCTGGCCAAGTGTTACGGTTCCACCAATCCGGTTAACGTCGTTCAGGCTACCTACAAGGGTCTGAAGTCGATGCAGTCTCCCGAGTCTGTAGCGGCCAAGCGCGGCAAGACCGTTGAAGACATCGTGGGGTAA
- the secY gene encoding preprotein translocase subunit SecY — protein MAKQGALSGMNQGGLSELWGRLRFLFLAIIVYRIGAHIPVPGINPDRLADLFKQNEETILSLFNMFSGGALERMSIFALGIMPYISASIIMQLMTAVSPSLEQLKKEGESGRRKISQYTRYLTLVLAFIQAIGMSVGLASQGVAFDTGFSFYFIAVTTFVSGAMFMMWLGEQITERGVGNGISMLIFAGIVAGLPSAIGQSFEGARLGTINIFALIGVGLVAIAMIAFIVFVERGQRRITVNYAKRQQGRKVFAAQTSHLPLKVNMAGVIPAIFASSILLFPASLGTWFAQGDNMEWLQTVTQAIGPGKPLNIILFSAGIIFFCFFYTALMFNPKDVAENLKKSGAFIPGIRPGEQSARYIDSVLTRLTLFGALYMTAVCLLPQFLVVSANVPFYLGGTSLLIVVVVVMDFMSQVQSHLVSQQYESLLKKSNLKGYGSGMVR, from the coding sequence ATGGCTAAGCAAGGCGCTCTTTCTGGAATGAATCAAGGTGGCTTGAGTGAACTCTGGGGGCGCCTGCGCTTTCTGTTCCTCGCGATCATCGTTTACCGTATCGGGGCGCATATTCCGGTTCCCGGGATAAACCCTGATCGTCTGGCTGATCTGTTCAAACAGAATGAAGAGACGATCCTTAGTCTGTTCAACATGTTTTCCGGCGGTGCCCTGGAGCGGATGAGTATCTTCGCTCTGGGCATCATGCCGTACATCTCTGCATCGATCATCATGCAGCTGATGACGGCGGTGAGCCCGTCGCTGGAGCAGTTGAAGAAGGAAGGGGAGTCCGGTCGCCGGAAAATCAGTCAGTACACGCGTTATCTGACGTTGGTACTGGCGTTTATCCAAGCCATCGGCATGTCGGTTGGCCTGGCCAGTCAGGGCGTCGCTTTCGACACCGGTTTCAGCTTTTACTTTATTGCTGTCACCACTTTTGTGTCGGGCGCCATGTTCATGATGTGGCTCGGCGAACAGATCACCGAGCGAGGTGTCGGCAACGGCATTTCCATGTTGATCTTTGCCGGCATTGTTGCCGGGTTGCCCAGCGCTATTGGGCAGTCCTTTGAAGGTGCGCGTCTTGGCACCATCAACATTTTCGCGCTGATTGGTGTTGGCCTTGTGGCTATCGCCATGATCGCGTTCATCGTTTTCGTTGAGCGTGGCCAGCGCAGAATTACGGTCAATTACGCGAAGCGTCAGCAAGGTCGCAAGGTATTTGCCGCTCAAACCAGCCATTTGCCTCTCAAGGTCAACATGGCGGGTGTGATTCCGGCGATCTTTGCCAGCAGTATCCTGTTGTTCCCGGCCTCGCTGGGTACCTGGTTCGCCCAGGGCGACAATATGGAGTGGCTGCAGACTGTGACGCAAGCTATTGGGCCGGGTAAGCCGCTGAACATCATTCTGTTTAGTGCAGGGATCATTTTCTTCTGCTTCTTCTATACAGCGCTGATGTTCAATCCGAAGGATGTAGCGGAAAACCTCAAGAAGTCAGGTGCATTTATCCCGGGTATTCGCCCAGGTGAGCAGTCTGCCCGCTACATTGACAGCGTGCTGACTCGTCTTACTCTGTTCGGTGCCCTGTATATGACGGCTGTCTGCCTGTTGCCGCAGTTTCTGGTGGTATCGGCTAATGTGCCCTTCTATTTGGGTGGGACCTCGCTGTTGATCGTTGTAGTGGTTGTTATGGACTTCATGTCACAAGTACAATCGCACCTCGTTTCTCAGCAGTACGAGTCTCTTTTGAAGAAATCAAACCTGAAAGGCTACGGCAGCGGCATGGTCCGCTGA
- a CDS encoding DNA-directed RNA polymerase subunit alpha codes for MQSSVTEFLTPRHIDVQETSPMRAKITLEPLERGFGHTLGNALRRILLSSMPGCAVVEAEIDGVLHEYSAIEGVQEDVIEILLNLKGLAINMHGRDHVTLSLSKKGPGVVTAADIQLDHDVEIVNPEHAIATLSDNGELNMKLTVARGRGYEPSDARQSDEDESRSIGRLQLDATYTPVRRVAYVVESARVEQRTNLDKLVIDLETNGTLDPEEAIRRAATILQQQLAAFVDLKGDQEPVVEQQEDEIDPILLRPVDDLELTVRSANCLKAENIYYIGDLIQRTEVELLKTPNLGKKSLTEIKDVLASRGLSLGMRLDNWPPASLKKDDKVSA; via the coding sequence ATGCAGAGTTCGGTTACCGAGTTTCTAACACCACGTCACATCGACGTACAGGAAACTTCGCCCATGCGCGCCAAGATCACTCTTGAGCCGCTGGAGCGTGGTTTCGGTCATACCCTGGGCAATGCGCTTCGCCGCATTTTGCTCTCCTCCATGCCCGGCTGTGCCGTGGTAGAGGCGGAAATCGACGGCGTTTTGCATGAGTACAGCGCCATCGAGGGCGTTCAGGAAGATGTCATCGAGATCCTGCTCAACCTGAAAGGGTTGGCGATCAACATGCACGGTCGTGATCACGTCACTCTGAGCCTTTCCAAGAAAGGCCCTGGCGTGGTGACTGCCGCTGACATCCAGCTGGATCATGATGTAGAGATCGTTAATCCGGAGCACGCTATCGCGACGCTGTCCGATAACGGTGAGCTGAACATGAAGCTGACTGTTGCTCGTGGCCGTGGCTACGAGCCGTCCGATGCGCGCCAGTCTGACGAAGACGAGAGCCGCTCGATTGGTCGTCTGCAGCTGGATGCTACCTACACGCCGGTTCGCCGTGTCGCGTACGTAGTTGAAAGCGCTCGTGTAGAGCAGCGTACCAACCTGGACAAGCTGGTTATTGATCTGGAGACCAACGGTACCCTGGACCCTGAAGAGGCCATCCGTCGTGCCGCGACTATCCTGCAACAGCAACTGGCTGCCTTTGTTGATCTGAAAGGCGATCAGGAGCCGGTGGTAGAGCAACAGGAAGATGAAATCGATCCTATCCTGCTGCGTCCGGTGGACGATCTTGAGCTGACTGTCCGTTCGGCCAACTGCCTGAAGGCTGAAAACATTTACTATATTGGCGATCTGATCCAGCGTACCGAAGTTGAGCTGCTGAAGACCCCGAACCTGGGCAAGAAATCCCTGACTGAAATCAAGGACGTTCTCGCCTCTCGTGGTCTGTCTCTGGGTATGCGTTTGGACAACTGGCCGCCTGCAAGCTTGAAGAAGGACGATAAGGTTTCGGCCTGA
- the rpsN gene encoding 30S ribosomal protein S14 has protein sequence MAKVSMKNREAKRARLVAKYATKRAELKATIGNVNASVEERWAAQVALQKLPRDASPVRQRNRCRITGRPHGVYRKFGLSRIKLREAAMRGDVPGLVKASW, from the coding sequence ATGGCTAAAGTCAGTATGAAAAACCGCGAGGCCAAGCGCGCTCGTCTGGTTGCCAAGTACGCTACCAAGCGTGCTGAGCTCAAGGCCACCATCGGCAACGTCAACGCCTCTGTTGAAGAGCGTTGGGCTGCCCAGGTTGCCCTGCAAAAATTACCGCGCGATGCCAGCCCGGTTCGTCAGCGTAACCGCTGCCGCATCACTGGTCGTCCGCACGGTGTATACCGCAAGTTTGGTCTGAGCCGCATTAAGCTGCGCGAAGCAGCCATGCGCGGTGACGTACCAGGCCTGGTAAAGGCCAGCTGGTAA